In the genome of Vicia villosa cultivar HV-30 ecotype Madison, WI linkage group LG7, Vvil1.0, whole genome shotgun sequence, one region contains:
- the LOC131619299 gene encoding uncharacterized protein LOC131619299: MVAGKSKDVNVEALTRVVAAIGQAPHMDAGIRGEDELRAFGDFRKINPPIFEGGYGPDKKVRFGTHMLMKGAEDWWGNTRQRFDEEGTEITWTLFRRVFLKNYFLEDVRGKKGVRFPKLKREEGRYRGKPYDGRKEQESGSGKKTSGGDTPAKVVCFKCGQAGHNLFVEAVVPGELISCFEFRCSIRNSILMKNF; this comes from the exons atggTTGCCGGGAAGAGTAAGGACGTTAATGTTGAGGCACTGACGAGGGTGGTGGCTGCGATAGGACAAGCACCGCACATGGATGCTGGTATTAGAGGAGAGGATGAGttacgtgcttttggagacttccgAAAGATTAATCCGCCAATTTTTGAAGGAGGATATGGACCGGATAAG aaggtacggTTCGGTACTCACATGTTAATGAAAGGAGCTGAGGATTGGTGGGGTAATACCAGGCAGAGGTTTGATGAAGAAGGCACTGAAATTACTTGGACACTTTTCCGTAGGGTATTCTTGAAGAACTATTTTctagaagatgtgcgtggaaagaaaggaGTGAGATTTCCAAAGTTGAAACGAGAAGAAGGACGATACCGTGGGAAACCTTATGATGGTAGGAAGGAGCAGGAATCTGGTTCTGGCAAGAAAACAAGTGGGGGAGacactcctgctaaagttgtgtGTTTCAAATGTGGACAAGCTGGTCATAATTTATTTGTTGAGGCCGTTGTGCCAGGAGAACTaataagctgttttgaattcCGCTGCAGTATTAGAAATTCTATTTTAATGAAAAACTTTTAA
- the LOC131620749 gene encoding beta-glucosidase 12-like encodes MALNLVSLLWLFTLTFSTTTLALKTYISPNISSNISDVSSLNRSSFPTDFIFGTSTSAYQYEGGAKEGGKGTNIWDTFTKKYPEKIIDKNTGEVSIDGYHRYKEDVGIMKYMNLDAYRLSISWSRILPNGRISGGINQEGIRYYNNLINELLANGIEVFVTLFHWDLPQALEDEYGGFLSPLIVFDFRDYAELCFKEFGDRVKNWITINEPWTYTAAGYAIGAFAPGRCSDWQNLNCTGGDSGTEPYIVAHHLLLAHAAAVQVYRTKYQVQLLLKSQSTYQKGSIGIALQSYWFEPFSNSKSDERAAERSIDFMFGWFMTPLTTGDYPKHMRSLVGQRLPKFSEEQARLLRDSFDFIGLNYYTSRYAANVPHLNKTIPCYFTDSLANVTAERNGVPIGPKGGSYWFYIYPNGFKKLLVYIKEKYNNPLIYVTENGIDENNDPTLSLDEALKDIHRIKYLRDHLSYLQSAIRMGVNVKGYFAWSLLDNFEWTEGYTVRFGMIFVDYKNNLKRYQKLSAQWFKSFLARA; translated from the exons ATGGCACTCAACCTTGTTTCTCTTCTATGGCTCTTTACTCTAACTTTTAGTACTACTACATTGGCCTTGAAAACTTATATTTCTCCAAATATTTCTTCCAATATTTCTGATGTTAGTTCATTGAATCGAAGTAGTTTTCCAACAGACTTCATCTTTGGAACATCAACCTCTGCATATCAG TATGAAGGTGGTGCAAAGGAAGGTGGCAAGGGAACAAATATATGGGACACCTTCACTAAAAAATATCCAG AAAAAATCATCGACAAAAACACCGGAGAAGTCTCTATTGATGGGTATCATCGGTACAAG GAAGATGTTGGGATCATGAAGTATATGAATTTAGATGCATATAGATTATCCATCTCATGGTCTAGAATACTCCCAA aTGGAAGAATAAGTGGAGGTATAAATCAGGAAGGAATCAGATACTACAACAACTTAATCAATGAGCTATTAGCTAATG GTATAGAAGTATTTGTAACCCTTTTCCATTGGGATCTACCACAAGCTTTGGAAGATGAGTATGGTGGCTTCTTAAGTCCTCTCATTGT ATTTGATTTTCGGGATTACGCGGAGCTTTGTTTCAAGGAATTTGGAGATAGAGTGAAGAATTGGATTACTATAAATGAACCATGGACTTACACAGCAGCTGGATATGCTATAGGGGCGTTTGCACCTGGTCGATGCTCTGATTGGCAAAATCTCAACTGCACCGGCGGCGATTCAGGGACAGAGCCGTATATAGTTGCACATCACCTACTCCTTGCTCATGCAGCAGCTGTTCAAGTGTACAGGACAAAATATCAG GTACAGTTGTTACTTAAAAGCCAAAGCACATATCAAAAGGGTTCGATTGGAATAGCCTTACAGTCCTACTGGTTTGAGCCATTTTCAAATAGCAAATCCGATGAAAGAGCTGCAGAAAGATCAATTGACTTCATGTTTGGATG GTTTATGACACCATTGACAACAGGAGACTATCCAAAACATATGCGATCTTTGGTTGGACAACGATTGCCAAAATTCTCTGAAGAGCAAGCCAGGCTACTTAGGGATTCTTTTGATTTTATTGGATTAAACTACTATACATCTAGATATGCTGCCAATGTACCTCATTTAAACAAAACTATACCCTGTTATTTCACAGATTCTCTTGCCAATGTTACTG CTGAGCGTAACGGAGTACCCATAGGTCCAAAG GGTGGTTCTTATTGGTTTTATATTTATCCAAATGGATTTAAGAAACTATTGGTCTACATCAAGGAAAAGTACAACAATCCTTTGATTTACGTAACCGAAAATG GTATAGATGAGAATAATGATCCAACACTATCATTAGATGAAGCACTTAAGGATATTCACAGAATAAAATATCTTCGTGACCATCTGTCATATCTCCAATCAGCAATTAG GATGGGCGTAAATGTAAAAGGATATTTTGCGTGGTCGTTATTGGACAACTTTGAATGGACTGAAGGGTACACAGTGAGGTTTGGAATGATCTTTGTAGATTACAAGAATAACTTGAAAAGATATCAAAAGCTCTCAGCACAATGGTTCAAGAGTTTTCTTGCGAGAGCTTAG